In Penicillium psychrofluorescens genome assembly, chromosome: 5, a single window of DNA contains:
- a CDS encoding uncharacterized protein (ID:PFLUO_007551-T1.cds;~source:funannotate), translated as MQSDYTLSPSTHIPPRPAVDELLTKSSSTIKPSTSSHILKIQHRGPIRRAIDRVRLEYYRYEVTFGLYVMTPGEKLVTNTFVIVILTLLLWALLLYFPPLLYQKLGRLVWLLTGHSGEEVSAVLDIFSKYSNPLIPTSMTENAMAV; from the coding sequence ATGCAGTCCGACTATACTCTGTCCCCCTCGACGCACATCCCACCCCGCCCGGCTGTTGACGAGCTCCTGACTAAGTCTTCCTCCACTATAAAACCCAGCACCTCATCTCATATCCTCAAAATCCAACACCGTGGTCCCATCCGACGCGCCATCGACCGTGTGCGCTTGGAGTACTACCGCTACGAGGTCACTTTCGGGCTCTATGTGATGACACCGGGCGAGAAGCTCGTGACCAATACTTTCGTCATCGTGATTCTGACACTCCTGCTGTGGGCACTACTTCTATACTTCCCGCCACTACTCTATCAAAAGCTTGGCCGCCTCGTGTGGCTGCTGACGGGCCacagcggcgaggaagtAAGCGCCGTCTTGGACATTTTCAGCAAGTACAGCAACCCGTTAATTCCAACGTCTATGACCGAGAACGCCATGGCCGTGTGA